Proteins encoded within one genomic window of Candidatus Cloacimonadota bacterium:
- a CDS encoding potassium transporter Trk has product MRKILKLILSPVEAAAYLLAVWSLLVLFLEPLISYYSNYQLVQTATAWVNLLLLALAILHRLLLREGRAIPIVVIFDTVMLVVGLLLMNFNARFVIFFLLVRQTYFILDFILFRFSRGRIYKWLADNPPVTMMLSFILVILIGTILLMLPVASTQKRVTPFVNALFTSTSATCVTGLIVYDTANYFSRFGQVVILLLIQIGGLGIMTVSTAFALLMGRNIDLKLKNVMSQVVGGTNRINLAQLLKNILLVTGIIELTGAALLFSRFYHHHSLARALYLSMFHSVSAFCNAGFALFSDNLVGFRDSAVVSIVIPLLIIFGGLGFSVIIDLYRYFFKRDNVRKLTLHSKIVLVTTAFLIVGGMISFFVMEYYGTMKGFGIHQRLLSSFFQSVTTRTAGFNTLDFGAMGKATLLVSMFLMFVGASPGSTGGGIKTTTFSILGLTMVSLLKGRRDISVFKRRIPSSNFREAAGLVFLSASLVFFIVLILLLVEPLPFEKIMFEVISAFGTVGLSTGITPSLSILGKILITLLMYIGRIGPLTLIYAFAVRNRKTNINYAEENIAIG; this is encoded by the coding sequence ATGCGCAAAATCCTGAAGCTGATACTGAGCCCAGTGGAAGCGGCAGCATATTTGCTTGCCGTGTGGAGCCTTTTGGTTCTTTTTCTGGAACCCCTGATCAGCTACTATTCAAATTATCAGTTGGTGCAAACCGCCACAGCCTGGGTCAATCTGCTCCTGCTGGCCTTGGCTATCCTTCACCGCCTGTTGCTGAGGGAAGGACGCGCCATCCCGATTGTGGTGATCTTCGACACGGTTATGTTGGTGGTGGGATTGTTGCTGATGAACTTCAACGCCAGGTTCGTCATTTTCTTCCTGCTTGTCCGGCAAACTTACTTCATACTGGATTTCATCCTCTTCCGGTTTTCTAGGGGCAGAATCTACAAATGGCTGGCAGACAACCCCCCGGTGACCATGATGCTTAGTTTTATCCTGGTGATTCTTATCGGGACCATATTGCTGATGCTGCCTGTGGCATCAACACAAAAAAGAGTGACGCCTTTCGTGAACGCTCTATTCACCTCAACCTCAGCAACCTGCGTTACAGGCTTGATAGTCTATGACACCGCAAACTATTTCAGCAGGTTTGGGCAAGTGGTGATCCTGTTGCTGATCCAGATCGGAGGGTTGGGAATTATGACAGTTTCCACAGCCTTCGCCCTGTTAATGGGCAGAAACATCGATCTGAAGCTCAAGAACGTTATGAGCCAGGTGGTGGGAGGCACCAACAGAATCAACTTGGCTCAGCTCCTAAAAAACATTTTGCTGGTGACCGGGATAATAGAACTGACAGGAGCAGCGCTGCTTTTCAGCAGGTTTTATCATCACCATTCGCTGGCCCGGGCGCTTTATCTCTCCATGTTCCACTCGGTTTCAGCCTTTTGCAACGCTGGTTTCGCTCTTTTTTCGGATAATCTGGTTGGGTTTCGCGACAGCGCTGTGGTAAGCATCGTTATTCCTTTGCTTATCATTTTTGGAGGTTTGGGGTTCTCAGTTATTATCGATCTTTACCGCTATTTCTTCAAGCGCGACAATGTGCGGAAACTGACCCTGCACAGCAAGATAGTGCTGGTAACTACCGCATTTCTCATTGTGGGGGGAATGATCTCCTTTTTTGTGATGGAGTATTACGGCACGATGAAAGGCTTCGGAATCCATCAGCGCTTGCTGAGTTCTTTCTTCCAGTCTGTTACCACGCGCACGGCGGGTTTCAACACACTTGATTTCGGTGCTATGGGTAAAGCGACCCTGTTGGTTAGCATGTTTCTGATGTTCGTCGGCGCTTCGCCAGGCTCCACAGGCGGCGGGATCAAGACTACAACTTTTTCCATATTAGGGCTCACGATGGTCTCACTGCTGAAGGGGAGAAGAGATATCAGCGTGTTCAAGCGGCGAATCCCTTCCAGCAATTTCCGGGAAGCAGCAGGACTGGTATTTCTTTCAGCCTCCCTGGTCTTTTTCATAGTTTTGATACTGTTACTGGTGGAACCCTTACCTTTTGAAAAGATTATGTTCGAAGTGATTTCAGCTTTCGGCACAGTGGGCCTTTCCACCGGTATCACACCTTCACTTTCCATTCTAGGAAAAATTCTGATAACTCTTCTGATGTACATCGGCAGGATCGGTCCGCTGACTTTGATCTACGCTTTCGCAGTTAGAAACAGGAAAACCAATATCAATTATGCCGAGGAAAATATAGCTATCGGCTAA
- a CDS encoding TrkA family potassium uptake protein: protein MARYAVIGLGRFGMTVATILAENGMEVLAIDKKQELVDQISSKVAQAVCTDSTDENSLRDMNLNEVDAVIMAIGSNIQESILSCAILKKIGVGIIYAKIENHLHGRILELIGVKRTILPEETVGSQLANTLISKNILEYYNLTSGHVVLELVAPLEFVGKSLQELALPTGRGINVIAIKYNYLTVTDEGKNKVEQRLNDMPGANDVINEGDVMMLMGRKNAIDSLIRDVANKRDLP from the coding sequence ATGGCACGTTACGCGGTAATCGGACTGGGCCGGTTTGGCATGACCGTGGCCACGATCCTGGCAGAGAACGGCATGGAAGTTCTTGCCATCGACAAAAAACAGGAACTGGTGGATCAAATTAGCAGCAAGGTCGCGCAGGCTGTGTGCACGGACTCCACAGATGAAAACTCTCTGAGGGACATGAATCTGAACGAAGTTGACGCAGTGATCATGGCTATCGGCAGCAACATCCAGGAATCCATCCTCAGTTGCGCGATTCTCAAGAAAATTGGCGTTGGCATTATCTACGCAAAGATAGAAAACCATTTGCACGGCCGTATCCTTGAACTGATAGGAGTTAAGCGCACCATCCTGCCCGAAGAGACGGTGGGGTCGCAACTGGCTAATACGCTGATATCGAAAAACATCCTGGAGTACTACAATCTAACCAGCGGCCATGTGGTGCTTGAATTGGTCGCGCCCTTGGAATTTGTCGGTAAGTCTCTGCAGGAGTTGGCTCTGCCCACCGGCAGGGGGATAAATGTGATTGCCATCAAATACAATTACCTGACAGTGACTGACGAGGGCAAGAACAAGGTGGAACAGAGGCTGAATGACATGCCCGGAGCCAATGATGTAATCAACGAAGGGGATGTGATGATGCTAATGGGAAGAAAAAACGCCATCGACTCCCTGATCCGGGACGTCGCGAACAAGAGGGACCTGCCATGA